In a single window of the Canis lupus dingo isolate Sandy chromosome 18, ASM325472v2, whole genome shotgun sequence genome:
- the LOC112663587 gene encoding LOW QUALITY PROTEIN: olfactory receptor 4S1 (The sequence of the model RefSeq protein was modified relative to this genomic sequence to represent the inferred CDS: deleted 1 base in 1 codon) — MGTKNNVTEFVLFGLFQSREMQLVCFVVFSLFHVLTVLGNLLVIITINASKTLNAPMYFFLSHLSFADMCYPSATTPKMIADTFVERKTISFNGCMTQLFSAHFFGGTEIFLLTAMAYDRYVAICRPLHYTAIMDRWKCGLLAGASWVGGFLHSILQTLLTVQLPFCGPNEIDNFFCDVHPLLKLACADTYVVGLIVVANSGMISLVSFIILIISYVVILLNLRSQSSEGRRKALSTCGSHIVTVLLVLLPPMFMYIQPSTTLAVDKLVILFNIVMPPLLNPLIYTLRNNEVKNAMRKLFRVEGNMGEK; from the exons ATGGGAACCAAGAACAACGTGACTGAATTTGTGTTGTTCGGCCTTTTCCAGAGCAGGGAGATGCAGCTTGTGTGCTTTGtggtcttctccctcttccacgtGCTCACTGTCCTGGGAAACCTTCTGGTTATCATCACCATTAATGCCAGCAAGACCCTGAATGCtcccatgtatttcttcctcAGCCACCTGTCTTTTGCGGACATGTGCTATCCATCTGCTACCACACCCAAGATGATTGCTGACACTTTCGTGGAGCGAAAGACCATCTCCTTCAATGGGTGCATGACCCAGCTCTTTTCTGCCCACTTCTTTGGTGGCACTGAGATCTTTCTCCTCACAGctatggcctatgaccgctatgtggccatctgtagGCCCCTGCACTACACGGCTATCATGGATCGGTGGAAGTGTGGTCTGCTGGCAGGGGCCTCTTGGGTGGGTGGCTTCCTGCATTCCATCCTACAGACCCTCCTCACAGTCCAGCTGCCCTTTTGTGGGCCTAATGAGATTGACAACTTCTTTTGTGATGTTCATCCCTTGCTGAAGCTGGCCTGTGCAGACACTTATGTGGTGGGGCTCATTGTGGTGGCCAACAGTGGCATGATATCTCTCGTGTCCTTTATCATCCTTATCATCTCCTACGTGGTCATCTTACTGAACCTGAGAAGCCAGTCATCTGAGGGTCGGCGCAAGGCTCTCTCTACATGTGGCTCACACATCGTCACTGTTCTTTTGGTCCTTCTGCCCCCCATGTTCATGTACATTCAG CCCTCCACCACCCTGGCTGTTGACAAACTTGTCATCCTCTTTAACATTGTCATGCCACCTTTGCTGAACCCTCTCATCTACACGTTGAGGAATAATGAGGTGAAAAATGCAATGAGGAAACTGTTTAGAGTAGAGGGGAACATGGGGGAGAAGTGA
- the LOC112663586 gene encoding olfactory receptor 4X1-like codes for MATPSNVTEIILLGFPPNREVQKTVSVLFLLMYMTIVLGNGLILVMVMASKGLTSPMYFFLSFLSFVEICYCSVTAPKLILDSFIERQTISLKGCITQIFFLHFFGGTEIFLLTVMAYDRYVAICKPLHYTVIMNRRVCGLLVGAAWSGGLLHSVGQTFLIFQLPFCGLKVLDHYFCDVHPVLKLACSDTFLIGVLIIANGGSISVVSFVGLLASYMVILYSLRTQTSEGRRKALSTCASHIAVD; via the coding sequence ATGGCGACTCCAAGCAATGTGACTGAAATCATTCTCTTGGGGTTTCCCCCCAACAGGGAGGTGCAGAAGACCGTTTCTGTGCTGTTTCTCCTCATGTACATGACCATTGTGCTGGGTAACGGCCTTATTTTGGTGATGGTGATGGCCAGCAAAGGGCTCACCTCCCCCATGTATTTCTTCCTCAGCTTCCTGTCCTTTGTGGAGATCTGTTACTGCTCTGTCACAGCCCCCAAGCTCATCCTTGACTCTTTTATTGAAAGGCAAACCATTTCCCTCAAGGGCTGCATCACACagatatttttcctccatttctttggTGGTACTGAGATCTTTCTCCTGAcagtgatggcctatgaccgctatgtggccatctgcaagccccTGCACTACACCGTCATCATGAACCGGCGTGTGTGTGGCCTCTTGGTGGGTGCAGCATGGAGTGGGGGCTTGCTGCATTCTGTTGGGCAGACATTCCTCATTTTCCAGCTGCCCTTCTGTGGCCTCAAGGTCCTTGACCACTACTTCTGTGATGTCCATCCTGTATTGAAGCTGGCCTGCTCAGACACCTTCCTCATTGGTGTGCTGATCATCGCCAATGGTGGCTCCATTTCAGTGGTCAGCTTCGTGGGGCTGCTTGCTTCCTACATGGTCATCCTGTACTCCCTGAGGACACAGACCTCAGAAGGTCGGCGCAAGGCTCTGTCCACCTGCGCCTCTCACATTGCAGTTGATTAA